One window from the genome of Dolosigranulum savutiense encodes:
- the manA gene encoding mannose-6-phosphate isomerase, class I, protein MSIEPIFLTPVLQDKLWGGKKLQTEFGFDLPSDTVGEAWVISTHPHGESTVSSPEQYAGMGLNDLYHQHPELFGVDEPGTFPLLTKILDAKDDLSVQVHPDDVYGQEHEGELGKTECWFVISADEDATIIYGHNARTEEEFRRLVEAGEWDELLREVPVKAGDFFYVPHGTIHAIKGGITILETQQNSDTTYRVYDYNRTDKDGNTRELHLEDSIAVSNIPHIDPSIQQQEDRVGMSAITHYLTNEYFSVYRWQIRDQLIVDLTGDYTLVTVLDGQGTIEIDRESYPIEKAQSFIIPHGVSSVTLFGDLDMIASNPES, encoded by the coding sequence ATGAGTATAGAACCAATCTTTTTAACCCCTGTGTTACAAGACAAACTGTGGGGCGGTAAGAAATTACAAACTGAATTCGGCTTCGATCTGCCAAGTGATACGGTCGGAGAAGCTTGGGTGATCAGCACCCATCCCCATGGCGAGTCAACCGTCTCTTCTCCCGAACAATACGCCGGTATGGGACTGAATGACTTGTATCACCAGCATCCGGAATTATTCGGTGTCGACGAGCCGGGCACGTTCCCGCTATTGACGAAGATTTTAGATGCTAAAGACGATCTCTCGGTCCAAGTCCATCCTGATGATGTATACGGCCAGGAACATGAAGGGGAACTCGGTAAGACGGAATGTTGGTTTGTCATTTCGGCCGATGAGGATGCGACGATTATTTACGGTCACAATGCGCGGACCGAAGAAGAGTTCCGTCGTTTAGTTGAAGCAGGCGAGTGGGATGAGCTCTTGCGCGAGGTTCCGGTAAAAGCGGGCGACTTCTTCTATGTGCCACACGGGACGATTCACGCGATTAAAGGCGGCATCACCATATTAGAGACACAGCAAAATTCTGATACCACTTATCGTGTCTATGACTATAACCGTACGGACAAAGATGGAAACACACGTGAATTGCATCTTGAAGACTCCATTGCTGTTTCAAACATTCCGCATATCGATCCATCTATCCAGCAGCAGGAAGATAGGGTCGGAATGAGTGCGATTACGCATTATTTAACCAATGAATATTTCAGCGTCTATCGTTGGCAAATTCGCGACCAACTTATTGTCGATTTAACCGGTGATTATACACTAGTGACGGTACTCGATGGTCAAGGTACGATTGAGATTGATCGGGAATCTTATCCCATTGAGAAGGCCCAATCCTTCATTATTCCTCACGGCGTCTCTTCCGTCACCTTATTCGGAGATCTCGATATGATTGCCTCCAACCCTGAATCATAG
- a CDS encoding sigma 54-interacting transcriptional regulator, protein MERKEQIIHLLSNQPEKPFTTREVAEALGIQRSNASSYLNELTGEGRLTKLGGRPVKYTLNEPSPSSPIPADTAHPRSETTSDNQRDVFSQVIGHNGSVKNAVMQGKASILYPPNGLNTLITGPTGSGKSFFANTMFQFAKNQGLIAADKELQVFNCADYAKNPELLMSHLFGYTAGAFTGATTEKDGLIQQADGGMLFLDEVHRLPPEGQEMIFYFMDTGQYSRLGEADRKMHASVRIVCATTEDPKSTLLETFIRRIPINIQLPTFKQRPVSEQIDLLKLMVGLEAKRINRKVSMSKDVVRTLISHVDYGNIGQLKSNIQLLCARGFMNQLHNNVIELTTHELPENLTRSFIAMTSDRSASSELIRRLEPTLEIHPEDVDIILDRDSYEPPYNIYDIIADKATLLEEEQIDQETINQYISTDINLHLKSFYKNQGFALQTTSKLAEVVSLEVIDFARDVLAATDLETAPGQSGSLLYALSLHVSSLIGKLRDGQLRPFNARVRDLALNTPDALRQAKVIRRRIADHFNLAVPESEAYYLTVLLTSFKTDITQQVGIVLAAHGPSTASSMAKVVAELLETPPIPAIDMPLSMSPTEAYTKIKEAVKQADDGSGVLLLVDMGSLATFGTKLELETGVKVRSLDMVSTGIVLEAVRKASMTTTTLDELHQSLKHFTGYHQINTEPTTSPNHLKEPAILAICASGEGTAKKIKEIVEKPYTNKADMPYQVIVMSAVNLQEHLPSVLSRYNIIASTGIIDPKIAAPFIPLETFINMGASQLNQLLLGTHDPTEITDQTQAQQLIQSYIEENHLYLNPARIAPILWNFTQQLGDWRTDDKPFTFHINLALHLAGAVERILTDSPIESASELPINLTEHAKHQIDQHIIALERKLLLTLSDEEKEYIYYYVSKDTGEIDELDDLLD, encoded by the coding sequence ATGGAGCGGAAAGAACAAATTATACACTTATTATCAAACCAGCCTGAGAAACCCTTCACCACGCGAGAAGTGGCCGAAGCATTAGGCATTCAGCGCAGTAATGCCTCAAGTTATTTGAACGAACTCACCGGAGAAGGTCGCTTAACCAAATTAGGCGGACGCCCCGTCAAATATACCTTGAACGAACCGAGCCCTTCTTCCCCTATTCCGGCAGACACCGCTCATCCAAGATCAGAAACGACTAGTGACAATCAGCGTGATGTCTTCTCGCAAGTCATTGGTCATAATGGCAGCGTGAAGAATGCTGTCATGCAAGGAAAAGCATCGATTCTTTATCCACCGAATGGATTAAACACCTTAATAACCGGGCCAACTGGTTCAGGAAAATCTTTTTTTGCTAACACGATGTTTCAATTTGCCAAAAATCAAGGACTCATCGCAGCCGATAAGGAACTACAAGTCTTTAACTGTGCCGATTATGCAAAGAACCCCGAGCTGTTGATGAGTCACTTATTCGGTTATACGGCGGGTGCTTTCACGGGTGCAACGACTGAAAAAGACGGTCTCATTCAACAAGCCGATGGAGGAATGTTATTCTTAGATGAAGTCCACCGCTTACCACCAGAGGGGCAAGAGATGATCTTCTACTTTATGGATACGGGCCAATATTCACGTTTAGGAGAAGCCGATCGAAAAATGCATGCTTCCGTCCGAATTGTCTGTGCCACCACGGAAGACCCGAAGTCAACCTTACTCGAAACCTTTATTCGTCGCATCCCGATTAATATCCAACTCCCTACGTTCAAGCAGCGTCCGGTCTCTGAACAGATTGATTTATTAAAACTGATGGTCGGCCTTGAAGCCAAACGCATTAACCGCAAAGTCTCCATGAGTAAGGATGTCGTTCGTACGTTGATTTCGCATGTTGATTATGGCAATATCGGACAGCTTAAATCAAATATTCAACTCCTCTGTGCCCGCGGATTTATGAACCAGCTGCACAATAATGTAATTGAACTCACGACTCACGAACTACCGGAAAACTTAACACGTTCATTTATCGCCATGACGAGTGACCGGTCTGCCAGTAGTGAACTCATTCGCCGCCTAGAACCTACCCTTGAGATCCACCCCGAAGATGTGGACATTATTCTAGACCGTGATAGTTATGAACCGCCATATAATATCTATGACATTATCGCTGATAAAGCGACCCTCCTAGAAGAAGAGCAAATTGATCAAGAAACAATCAACCAATATATCTCAACAGATATCAACTTACATCTAAAATCATTTTATAAAAACCAAGGCTTTGCGCTTCAAACCACTTCCAAACTGGCCGAAGTCGTCAGCCTTGAGGTCATTGATTTTGCCCGCGATGTCTTGGCTGCGACCGACTTAGAGACCGCTCCAGGACAAAGTGGTAGCCTACTCTATGCCCTAAGCCTACATGTTAGCTCCCTAATAGGAAAATTGCGCGACGGACAACTGCGTCCATTCAATGCGCGCGTCCGTGATCTGGCCCTAAATACGCCGGATGCCTTACGCCAAGCAAAAGTTATCCGGCGCCGCATCGCTGACCACTTCAACTTAGCTGTTCCCGAATCCGAAGCCTACTATCTCACCGTGTTGCTGACTTCTTTTAAAACAGATATAACCCAACAAGTCGGAATTGTTCTAGCAGCACACGGTCCGTCTACCGCCAGCAGTATGGCTAAAGTGGTGGCAGAACTCTTAGAAACACCACCTATCCCAGCTATCGACATGCCCTTATCGATGTCCCCAACAGAAGCCTACACCAAGATCAAAGAAGCCGTCAAACAAGCTGATGACGGAAGTGGTGTTTTGTTATTAGTCGATATGGGATCGCTAGCAACATTTGGAACTAAACTGGAACTCGAGACCGGCGTAAAGGTAAGAAGCCTTGACATGGTATCGACCGGAATCGTCTTAGAAGCCGTCCGCAAAGCATCGATGACGACAACCACACTTGATGAACTGCATCAATCACTTAAACACTTTACGGGTTATCATCAAATTAACACCGAACCGACAACTTCACCAAATCACTTAAAAGAACCGGCCATTTTAGCGATCTGTGCGAGTGGTGAAGGAACTGCTAAAAAAATCAAAGAAATCGTGGAAAAACCGTACACAAATAAAGCTGACATGCCGTATCAAGTCATTGTAATGTCTGCTGTGAACCTACAAGAGCACTTACCCAGTGTCTTAAGTCGCTACAATATTATCGCTTCGACCGGCATTATCGATCCCAAAATCGCTGCACCATTTATTCCACTTGAGACCTTTATTAATATGGGCGCATCACAGTTAAACCAACTACTCTTAGGTACTCATGACCCGACTGAGATAACCGATCAAACCCAAGCTCAGCAACTTATCCAGAGCTATATAGAAGAGAATCATCTCTACTTAAACCCAGCACGTATAGCGCCGATTCTTTGGAACTTCACCCAGCAACTTGGGGATTGGCGCACGGATGACAAACCGTTTACCTTTCATATAAACTTAGCTCTGCACCTAGCCGGAGCGGTGGAGCGAATTCTGACAGACTCGCCGATTGAATCAGCTAGTGAGTTACCAATCAATCTAACTGAACATGCTAAGCATCAAATTGACCAACACATTATTGCCCTTGAACGTAAACTCCTGCTGACACTCTCTGACGAAGAAAAAGAGTACATCTACTACTACGTCAGCAAAGACACCGGAGAAATTGATGAACTTGATGACTTGTTGGATTGA
- the rpoN gene encoding RNA polymerase factor sigma-54, which produces MKITQQAMIKQTQAPLPFLIKSVGILQLNRVDLSHYISNYMSENPLMTFANDDALMFGSESGAEGINLDEINASTQTLFDFITEQVELFYRQTPLRDMTMWWIKQLDTNGYVTKTLEEAVQITGESDYMVLDGLTLLQQLDPPGIGARDLRENLMLQTERLDSAPNLAYIILEENFDRLVNRQWSDLATIYGTDLADIRAIFKFIQTLSPIPANLYQAPQTEIIYPELEVTVANQQLTISETRFQTPLLTFDQAYYDELAQIDKPSIQAYIKAKKQEFDQLQQALQKRKETILRVGTAILSHQKDYFLTEDAPLQPLQINDLVKQLQLHESTISRAIRGTYVQTNRGVIELKSLLSKRSVVKDTSQDAIFTALSDLIEGEDKTRPLSDQQLADTLNQTKHIALSRRTIAKYRSQLGIPSTRERKIR; this is translated from the coding sequence ATGAAAATTACCCAACAAGCAATGATCAAACAAACGCAAGCTCCTCTCCCCTTTTTAATTAAAAGTGTTGGAATCTTGCAACTCAATCGCGTAGACTTATCACACTACATTAGCAATTACATGAGTGAGAACCCACTGATGACCTTCGCGAACGATGATGCCTTAATGTTTGGCAGTGAATCAGGCGCAGAAGGGATCAATCTTGATGAAATCAACGCCTCCACCCAAACCTTATTCGACTTCATTACCGAACAAGTGGAATTATTCTACCGCCAAACACCCCTTCGCGATATGACGATGTGGTGGATTAAACAGCTTGATACAAATGGTTATGTCACGAAAACACTCGAAGAAGCCGTCCAAATCACGGGTGAGAGTGACTATATGGTTCTTGATGGTCTAACTTTACTCCAACAACTGGATCCACCGGGTATTGGCGCTCGCGACCTACGCGAAAACTTAATGCTCCAAACTGAACGCTTGGATAGTGCACCCAACTTAGCCTATATTATTTTAGAAGAAAATTTCGACCGATTAGTGAATCGGCAATGGAGTGACTTAGCAACGATTTACGGAACTGATTTGGCTGATATTCGCGCTATCTTTAAGTTTATCCAAACACTATCGCCAATCCCAGCTAACTTATATCAAGCCCCCCAAACCGAAATAATTTACCCTGAGCTAGAAGTAACGGTGGCTAATCAGCAGCTGACAATTAGCGAAACGCGCTTCCAGACGCCACTGCTCACCTTCGACCAAGCTTACTACGATGAACTAGCCCAGATTGACAAACCAAGCATCCAAGCTTATATTAAAGCAAAAAAACAGGAATTCGACCAATTGCAACAGGCTCTGCAAAAGCGAAAAGAAACAATCCTTCGAGTGGGGACTGCTATCTTGTCGCACCAAAAGGACTACTTCTTAACTGAAGATGCTCCCTTACAGCCATTACAAATTAATGATTTAGTCAAGCAACTCCAACTACACGAGTCCACGATTAGCCGAGCCATTCGTGGCACCTATGTTCAAACTAATCGGGGAGTTATCGAACTAAAAAGTCTCTTATCAAAACGTTCCGTCGTTAAAGACACCTCGCAAGATGCTATCTTCACTGCTCTCAGTGACTTAATTGAGGGTGAAGATAAAACCCGCCCCCTATCTGACCAACAACTCGCTGACACACTTAATCAAACCAAACACATTGCCCTTTCTCGTCGCACAATCGCCAAATACCGCAGTCAACTCGGCATCCCCTCCACCCGCGAGCGAAAAATCAGGTAA
- a CDS encoding TIGR02328 family protein, with protein MRLWHETLISDLPRQQLLGQHRECCALRGKGWNRPHATVQYVFDYSPYKLYQYHQLIMEEMKSRTYQPDERWEDPLYRGKSCDPYRELEPLTPTKPIYPEHNATYLAECLENLANKGINLSVRMKQSEK; from the coding sequence ATGAGATTATGGCACGAAACATTAATTAGTGATTTGCCCCGGCAGCAATTACTCGGGCAACATCGCGAGTGTTGTGCATTGCGCGGGAAGGGATGGAATCGGCCGCACGCTACGGTTCAATATGTGTTCGATTATAGTCCGTATAAGTTATATCAGTATCATCAGCTCATTATGGAGGAGATGAAGTCACGCACGTATCAGCCAGATGAACGTTGGGAAGATCCGTTATATCGGGGGAAGTCCTGTGACCCTTATCGCGAACTTGAACCACTCACACCTACAAAACCCATTTATCCTGAACATAATGCAACTTATCTGGCAGAATGTTTAGAAAACTTGGCAAACAAGGGCATTAATTTATCAGTCAGAATGAAGCAGTCTGAAAAATAG
- a CDS encoding Gx transporter family protein: MTKTQRMIYISLLSAQAVILGLVENSIPFPFAFAPGAKLGVANLIVIIAIYTLPLKDSFKVLMMRLLMTTLLGGTLSTFMYSFMGAILSYLGMLLVKTLGGKQVSIIGVSATGGMLHNLGQLLVASFIAQTWTVLMYLPVLSFFGILSGMAIGIAANYLMEHIHTVRRFRVEQEQADQAKHSSRLS, from the coding sequence ATGACAAAAACACAACGTATGATTTATATTTCATTACTATCAGCCCAAGCCGTGATTCTAGGACTGGTTGAAAATAGCATCCCCTTCCCGTTCGCCTTTGCGCCGGGAGCAAAGCTAGGGGTAGCTAACTTAATTGTTATTATCGCTATTTACACCTTACCCTTAAAGGATAGCTTCAAGGTCTTAATGATGCGTCTATTGATGACGACGCTCCTAGGCGGGACGCTATCAACCTTTATGTACAGCTTCATGGGAGCTATCTTGAGCTATCTTGGCATGCTGCTGGTCAAGACGCTCGGTGGCAAACAAGTCAGTATTATTGGCGTTAGTGCAACGGGAGGAATGCTTCATAATCTCGGACAATTGCTCGTTGCTAGTTTTATCGCCCAGACTTGGACTGTTCTGATGTACCTGCCCGTCTTAAGTTTCTTCGGCATTCTGAGCGGCATGGCGATTGGGATTGCCGCCAACTACTTGATGGAACATATCCATACTGTACGGCGCTTCCGTGTAGAACAAGAACAAGCCGATCAAGCGAAGCATTCTTCCCGTCTGTCTTAA
- a CDS encoding L-lactate dehydrogenase produces the protein MTHSEKKHKKIILIGNGAVGSAYAYALVNQNIGQELGIIDLDPFKVEGDVMDLNSALAFTAPKNIYVADYSDCADADLVVFTAGAGQKPGETRLDLIDKNLKITKTIVDQVMASGFDGIFLVASNPVDILSYAVHKFSGMPAHKVVGSGTSLDSARFRIELAKRLNIDARNVHGYIIGEHGDTEFPVWSHANIAGLQITEWLETNPLEDEGELLEIFEAVRDQAYHIIERKGATYYGIGVALAKITQAIFNNENSVLPLSVLLEGEYGHDDIYIGTPAIINDRGVKRAIEIPLNDYEQGKMNHSINTLRKFIQDAREKAPELGL, from the coding sequence ATGACTCACTCAGAGAAAAAACATAAAAAAATTATTCTTATCGGAAATGGTGCGGTCGGTTCTGCCTATGCCTATGCCCTAGTCAACCAAAACATCGGTCAGGAATTAGGTATTATTGATCTTGACCCATTCAAAGTTGAAGGGGATGTGATGGACCTAAATAGCGCCCTCGCCTTCACTGCGCCGAAAAATATCTATGTCGCCGATTACAGCGATTGTGCCGATGCTGATTTAGTCGTCTTCACAGCTGGGGCCGGTCAAAAACCGGGCGAAACCCGCTTAGACTTAATTGACAAAAACCTCAAAATCACAAAAACCATTGTCGATCAAGTCATGGCTAGTGGCTTCGACGGTATTTTCCTCGTCGCATCGAATCCAGTTGATATCTTATCCTATGCCGTCCATAAGTTCTCTGGTATGCCGGCTCACAAAGTTGTTGGCTCTGGAACTTCCCTCGATAGTGCCCGCTTCCGCATCGAACTGGCTAAACGTCTTAACATCGATGCCCGTAACGTTCACGGCTACATTATCGGTGAACACGGTGATACTGAATTCCCAGTCTGGTCACACGCTAATATTGCTGGTTTGCAGATTACCGAATGGCTTGAAACAAACCCGCTCGAAGACGAAGGCGAATTGCTTGAAATCTTCGAAGCTGTTCGTGACCAAGCGTACCACATCATTGAACGAAAAGGTGCAACCTACTACGGAATCGGAGTAGCTCTGGCAAAAATTACCCAAGCCATCTTCAACAATGAAAATTCCGTCCTACCACTCTCTGTCTTATTAGAAGGCGAGTACGGGCATGATGATATTTACATTGGTACACCAGCGATTATTAACGATCGCGGCGTCAAACGCGCTATCGAAATCCCACTTAATGACTACGAACAAGGAAAAATGAACCACTCTATCAACACCTTGCGTAAATTTATCCAAGACGCTCGCGAAAAAGCCCCAGAACTCGGACTATAA
- a CDS encoding class I SAM-dependent methyltransferase — translation MSDHYYTKEPTSTSNPEQFKEVVIGQTLSLTSDAGVFSRGQMDFGTRTLIEAVQADKKCSGPLLDMGCGYGVVGIALAAANPERMIHMVDINERAVALAKQNAEVNAVENVIIQQSSLFENVVERSFSAVVSNPPIRAGKQVVHGILEQSYDYLQPGGKLYIVIQKKQGAPSAKKKMQAVFGNVERIALEKGYWVLMAEK, via the coding sequence ATGTCAGATCATTATTATACAAAAGAGCCGACATCGACAAGCAATCCAGAACAATTTAAAGAAGTGGTCATCGGACAAACGCTTAGCTTAACGTCTGATGCGGGGGTCTTTTCGCGTGGACAGATGGATTTTGGGACACGAACATTGATTGAAGCGGTGCAGGCGGATAAGAAGTGTTCTGGGCCGTTGTTAGATATGGGGTGTGGGTATGGAGTTGTTGGTATTGCGCTGGCAGCAGCTAATCCAGAGCGAATGATTCATATGGTTGATATTAATGAACGAGCAGTCGCACTAGCTAAACAGAATGCTGAAGTGAATGCGGTTGAGAATGTCATCATTCAGCAATCATCCTTATTCGAGAATGTTGTGGAGCGGTCGTTCAGTGCTGTGGTATCCAATCCACCGATCCGAGCGGGCAAACAAGTTGTGCACGGCATTCTAGAGCAGTCATATGATTACTTGCAGCCAGGTGGAAAACTCTACATCGTTATCCAGAAGAAGCAAGGCGCGCCGAGTGCGAAGAAGAAGATGCAAGCCGTCTTCGGTAATGTGGAGCGAATCGCCTTGGAGAAAGGATACTGGGTCTTAATGGCTGAAAAATAG
- a CDS encoding PTS sugar transporter subunit IIB, which translates to MGIEFARIDDRLIHGQVAGPWTKHLRINRIIVVNDQVANSELQKVLLAQAAPPEVKANVVTVEKFIQVAKHPLIMDAKIMLLFKNPQDVLRVLKRAIFIPSVNVGGMKFTAGKQMLTHFISIDEADIAAFQALDRRHVELEIRKVPSDRKQYLMPLLKKGHFI; encoded by the coding sequence ATGGGGATCGAATTTGCACGGATTGATGACCGACTGATCCATGGCCAAGTTGCAGGACCGTGGACGAAGCATTTGCGCATTAATCGTATCATTGTGGTCAATGATCAAGTGGCTAATAGCGAGTTGCAGAAAGTTCTCTTAGCCCAAGCTGCTCCACCAGAAGTGAAGGCAAATGTTGTCACGGTGGAGAAGTTCATCCAAGTGGCCAAGCATCCCTTAATTATGGATGCAAAGATTATGTTGCTATTCAAAAATCCACAAGATGTCTTACGCGTCTTGAAGCGGGCAATCTTTATCCCCTCAGTCAATGTTGGCGGGATGAAATTCACAGCCGGAAAACAAATGTTGACACATTTTATTTCGATTGATGAAGCTGATATTGCCGCCTTTCAAGCATTAGACAGACGACACGTTGAACTCGAAATTAGAAAAGTTCCTTCAGATCGGAAGCAATACTTAATGCCACTATTGAAAAAGGGACATTTCATCTAA
- a CDS encoding Gfo/Idh/MocA family oxidoreductase, translating into MNTLKWGIIGTGGIAEDFAAGFQDTGITCHGVSSRSLEKAEAFREAFGLNVAYGDYQELLQDEAIDIVYIATPHHTHAQIAADALQAGKHTVVEKPIVTQADDLAQLKQLAKAQGVYLFEAMTIHYRPVYQTIRELIDQKNLGALKMIQVNFGSFKPKDTGYFFQKDLAGGALLDIGVYALNFVMEFLSAPPTEMKTLGYINEEFGVDESAGIVLKNDQNELATITMTFHAKLPKRGVIAFEGGYFEIDNYPRADHVTFTTPEGKTEHYQAGQSSQALQEEMIAITNLIASGTPQPHLTKTTHVIELMDAIRQEWNLTYPFDNHTLDAPNREKA; encoded by the coding sequence ATGAATACATTAAAATGGGGTATTATCGGGACAGGCGGTATTGCTGAAGATTTTGCAGCTGGATTTCAAGATACCGGCATAACGTGCCATGGCGTGTCTTCCCGTTCATTAGAAAAGGCAGAAGCCTTCAGAGAGGCATTCGGATTGAACGTGGCATATGGTGATTACCAGGAGCTACTTCAGGATGAGGCCATTGATATTGTCTATATTGCCACCCCTCATCATACCCATGCTCAGATTGCAGCTGACGCCCTGCAAGCCGGCAAACATACCGTTGTCGAGAAACCGATCGTCACTCAGGCAGATGACTTAGCTCAGTTGAAGCAATTAGCTAAGGCGCAAGGCGTATATTTATTCGAAGCAATGACAATCCATTACCGTCCCGTTTATCAAACAATCCGTGAACTGATTGACCAGAAGAATCTCGGTGCACTGAAGATGATCCAAGTAAATTTTGGAAGCTTCAAGCCGAAAGATACGGGCTACTTCTTCCAAAAAGACTTGGCAGGGGGAGCGCTACTGGATATTGGTGTCTATGCCCTTAATTTTGTGATGGAATTCTTAAGCGCACCACCGACTGAGATGAAAACGCTCGGCTACATCAATGAGGAATTCGGAGTCGATGAATCAGCCGGAATTGTCTTGAAAAATGATCAGAATGAACTAGCAACCATTACCATGACTTTCCACGCCAAATTACCGAAGCGTGGGGTGATTGCCTTCGAAGGGGGCTATTTCGAAATTGATAATTACCCTCGGGCAGATCACGTCACATTCACCACGCCGGAAGGTAAGACTGAACATTATCAAGCTGGCCAATCCAGTCAAGCACTCCAAGAGGAAATGATCGCTATCACTAACTTGATTGCATCTGGAACGCCACAGCCTCATCTGACGAAGACCACGCATGTCATCGAACTCATGGATGCCATCCGTCAAGAATGGAACCTAACCTATCCCTTTGATAATCATACGTTAGACGCACCGAACCGAGAGAAGGCATAG
- the tyrS gene encoding tyrosine--tRNA ligase, whose protein sequence is MNIIDELQWRGAINQQTDEDGLKELTEKQSIALYCGVDPTGDSMHIGHLIPFIILKRFQMAGHKPVVLIGGGTGSIGDPSGRNSERQLQTKEAVQHNVDKLSAQMRKLFKAGEEESGIRLTNNADWLSPMSFLDFLRDYGKEFNINTMLSKDIVASRLEQGISFAEFSYQIIQSIDFLHLYRHEDVQLQIGGSDQWGNITAGLDLIRKKEGHEATAYGLTIPLLLKSDGTKFGKTAGGAIWLDPEKTSPYEFYQFWINQQDADVVKYLKYFTFLDQTEIAKLEQSLTDEPWKRQAHKALAEEMTRFVHGQAALDEAIQITEALFSGEIADLTAEQIEETFGDVPTSEATRGEHDIVEFLADITGICSSRREAREFIEQGAITISGEKVTDLDYTISSTDTFADRFIIVRRGKKKYYRVNLTN, encoded by the coding sequence ATGAATATTATTGATGAATTACAGTGGCGCGGAGCCATTAATCAGCAGACAGATGAGGATGGGTTGAAGGAACTAACGGAGAAGCAGTCGATTGCATTGTATTGCGGGGTTGATCCGACGGGGGATAGTATGCATATTGGACATCTCATTCCCTTCATTATCTTGAAGCGATTCCAGATGGCTGGACATAAACCAGTTGTCTTAATCGGAGGCGGCACTGGTTCTATCGGAGATCCAAGTGGGCGAAATTCCGAGCGTCAACTCCAAACCAAAGAAGCTGTTCAGCACAATGTTGACAAACTAAGTGCTCAAATGCGCAAGCTATTCAAGGCGGGGGAAGAAGAATCTGGCATTCGTCTCACTAATAATGCAGATTGGCTCAGTCCGATGAGTTTTTTGGACTTCTTGCGCGACTACGGGAAAGAGTTCAATATCAATACCATGCTGAGCAAAGATATTGTGGCTAGTCGCCTAGAACAAGGGATTTCTTTTGCTGAATTCAGTTACCAAATCATTCAATCCATTGACTTCTTGCACTTATACCGTCATGAAGATGTTCAACTCCAAATCGGCGGAAGTGATCAGTGGGGGAACATTACGGCTGGACTTGACTTAATCCGTAAAAAAGAAGGCCACGAAGCAACAGCATATGGCTTAACTATTCCTCTCTTGTTAAAATCAGATGGTACCAAATTTGGAAAAACAGCTGGTGGTGCCATTTGGTTAGATCCTGAAAAAACAAGCCCCTACGAATTTTACCAATTCTGGATCAACCAACAAGATGCTGATGTCGTGAAATACTTGAAATACTTCACCTTCTTGGACCAAACAGAAATCGCCAAACTGGAACAAAGCCTCACCGATGAACCATGGAAACGCCAAGCTCATAAAGCTTTGGCTGAAGAAATGACACGATTTGTTCACGGCCAAGCAGCACTCGATGAAGCTATCCAAATTACCGAAGCACTCTTCTCCGGTGAAATTGCCGACTTAACAGCTGAACAAATTGAAGAAACATTTGGCGACGTGCCAACTTCTGAAGCAACGCGTGGTGAACATGATATTGTCGAGTTCTTAGCTGATATCACCGGTATCTGTAGCTCTCGCCGGGAAGCCCGTGAATTTATCGAACAAGGCGCGATTACGATTAGTGGTGAAAAAGTAACTGATCTTGACTACACCATCTCCAGCACAGATACTTTCGCTGACCGATTCATTATCGTCCGCCGTGGCAAGAAAAAATACTACCGTGTAAACTTAACTAATTAA